The genomic window TTGCCGCTCTCACCCGCAATCTCGGAAAAGGAGACCCCGACCCAGAAAACGCGGCATTCGGGGTCCAGATTGTACCAGGTGAACAACACCGGCAGCGTAAGGGGTGCATCGCCCGCGGGCAGCGTGAGCTCGTAGTCCACGGCATCCTCCCGGATAAACAGATGTTGAGTGCCGATTTGCAGCCGTTCAAGCGCGATTCGTGCCCCTCCCAGGGACAGGTCGAGGATCTTCACGGGAACAGAGTCATCGGATTCAGGTGACTTGCAGCGCAGAAAAGCATCCAACTTCACCGGGTATCTCTTGTGTTTCCTACGGTCTCGAAAGGGCCACATGTTCGGTTTCTCCGTCCGAGTTCGTTCAGAACGGGTACACCCCCGGCACCGAAAGCCGGAATGGCCCGGTTCTTCGTGTGTACGAACCGGTCCGGTTGTTCGGGGAGACTGCGCTTGGGGCGCCAGTCTCGGGTCGCAATCCCCGCCCCGACCACTCAAGTTGTGTGGTCAGTCATCAAATCCGGGCGAACCTTGCGTCCGCCCACCCCAAAAGGAACGTATTGAATAGATCGGCTTGCCCTGGTTCGTGGTTCCCCGCCTTCCGAGCGCCGAGCGGGCCTGGACGATTGGAAATCCGGACTCCGCATTCCCCACCGTGCTCGAAAGGCGCATGATC from Syntrophobacter fumaroxidans MPOB includes these protein-coding regions:
- a CDS encoding PilZ domain-containing protein translates to MWPFRDRRKHKRYPVKLDAFLRCKSPESDDSVPVKILDLSLGGARIALERLQIGTQHLFIREDAVDYELTLPAGDAPLTLPVLFTWYNLDPECRVFWVGVSFSEIAGESGNRLKSVIRNFKKGIEPIALSQQS